A window of Rhododendron vialii isolate Sample 1 chromosome 13a, ASM3025357v1 contains these coding sequences:
- the LOC131314463 gene encoding UPF0481 protein At3g47200-like produces MEEKAETDHHQHHHVITIEEVEEMEEKIKEIPKLLNRTAGKKSCCIFRVPQSLVEINGKAYHPLILSIGPYHYGKPHLNMIEEHKWKFLGELLARTLPDGLKLDGYLKIIAPLETRIRDCYSEFIDFNSFDLIKMMVLDGLFIIELISRVGKVAPSDPHDPIFNMAWIFPFLMRDLLRLENQIPFFVLQTLFENTRVTRSCGDDQTLGKLILGFFNYIVERSDGVLERFGDLEGKHLLDFFRLSFIPPDPPHQKPRKKANCFIARKNDIPLLQLIPSAKKLDEAGIEFKAKKGDTFLEIRFHNGVLEIPQIAIDDFTTWFLLNSVAFEQCYNHCSKHMTAYASFMGCLISNPRDAGFLGDCKIVENYLGPDKELAHFFNDLGKDMSFDIANNYLSKVFEDVNEYHRNGWHVQWAGFKYNYFKTPWSFISALAALILLLLNMILAFFALYPYAGGKLPG; encoded by the coding sequence atggaagagaaagcCGAAACAGACCACCACCAGCACCACCATGTGATCACAATCGAAGAAGTGGAGGAAATGGAAGAGAAAATCAAGGAAATTCCCAAGCTCCTCAACCGAACAGCCGGAAAAAAATCCTGCTGCATATTCAGAGTCCCTCAAAGCCTCGTCGAAATCAACGGAAAAGCCTACCACCCGCTGATACTCTCCATCGGCCCGTACCACTACGGAAAACCACACCTCAACATGATCGAAGAGCACAAGTGGAAATTCCTCGGCGAACTCCTCGCTCGAACCCTTCCTGACGGCCTTAAACTCGACGGGTACCTGAAAATCATCGCGCCGTTGGAAACCAGAATCCGAGATTGTTACTCGGAATTCATCGATTTCAATAGCTTCGACCTCATAAAAATGATGGTACTCGACGGGTTATTCATCATTGAGCTTATATCCAGAGTTGGAAAGGTGGCTCCTAGTGATCCACACGATCCAATCTTCAACATGGCTTGGATTTTCCCTTTCCTCATGAGAGATCTCCTCCGGTTGGAAAATCAGATTCCGTTTTTCGTGCTTCAAACTTTGTTCGAAAACACGAGGGTTACAAGGTCTTGTGGTGATGATCAAACGCTAGGGAAACTGATTCTCGGATTTTTTAATTACATAGTGGAAAGGTCCGATGgggttttggagaggtttggagATCTTGAAGGAAAACATCTACTCGATTTCTTTCGATTGAGTTTTATCCCTCCTGATCCGCCTCATCAAAAGCCGAGAAAAAAGGCGAATTGTTTCATTGCTAGGAAAAATGACATTCCATTGCTTCAATTGATCCCTTCCGCGAAAAAACTCGATGAGGCTGGAATCGAGTTCAAGGCTAAAAAGGGTGACACGTTCTTGGAAATCAGATTTCACAACGGGGTACTGGAGATTCCGCAGATAGCGATAGACGATTTCACCACCTGGTTTCTCCTAAACTCTGTTGCGTTCGAGCAGTGTTACAATCACTGCTCGAAGCACATGACAGCTTACGCGAGCTTCATGGGGTGCCTCATCAGCAACCCCAGAGACGCGGGTTTCCTGGGTGACTGCAAAATCGTGGAGAATTATCTCGGGCCGGACAAAGAGCTGGCCCATTTCTTCAATGATTTGGGCAAAGACATGTCCTTTGACATCGCGAATAATTACCTGTCCAAGGTGTTTGAGGATGTGAACGAGTATCATAGGAATGGTTGGCATGTGCAGTGGGCTGGATTCAAGTACAATTATTTCAAAACCCCATGGTCTTTCATTTCAGCCTTGGCCGCTTTGATACTTCTGCTCCTAAACAT